A stretch of the Polaribacter pacificus genome encodes the following:
- the dxs gene encoding 1-deoxy-D-xylulose-5-phosphate synthase yields MSKSLLEHINCPEDLRKLKPSELPILAKELRRFIIDIVATKEGHLGASLGVVELTIALHYLFKTPEDLLVWDVGHQAYGHKILTQRKDLFHTNRQLGGLSGFPKRSESEYDTFGVGHSSTSISAALGMALASQLKGDQQKQHIAVIGDASIASGMAFEALNHAGVTDANLLVILNDNAIGIDPSVGALKAYLTKVKGDKKLAAQNNIIKALNFNYSGPIDGHNFDELLTELERLKSVKGPKFLHVITTKGKGLKQAEENQVQYHAPGKFDKVSGDVLSVNTDHLPLKYQDVFGKTLVSLAKENKKIVGITPAMLTGSSLKLLFETYPDRAFDVGIAEQHAVTLAAGMATQGLIPFCTIYSTFLQRAYDQVIHDVALQDLPVVFCIDRAGLVGEDGATHHGVFDIAYLRCIPNLIVCAPRNELELRNLMYTAQLGLKHPIAIRYPRGRGVLSAWEQDFEPIAIGTGVQLEKGTKVAVLSLGAIAVNCTKAIEQLKPNHLVGHYDLRFVKPLDENLLHDIFKDYTHIITVEDGAVKGGFGTAILEFANQHAYANTIKILGVPDRFINHGTVQQLQEQVGISADEILKSIQKFL; encoded by the coding sequence ATGTCAAAAAGCTTATTAGAACATATAAATTGTCCAGAAGACTTGCGTAAGTTAAAGCCTTCAGAATTGCCCATTTTGGCAAAAGAACTTCGGAGGTTTATTATTGATATCGTAGCGACAAAAGAAGGGCATTTAGGAGCAAGTCTTGGCGTTGTAGAACTGACCATTGCTTTGCATTATCTGTTTAAAACCCCAGAAGATTTGTTGGTCTGGGATGTGGGGCATCAGGCCTACGGACATAAAATTTTAACGCAAAGAAAAGACTTGTTTCACACCAATCGTCAGTTGGGTGGGCTCTCTGGTTTTCCAAAACGCAGCGAGAGCGAGTATGACACTTTTGGCGTAGGGCATTCTTCAACTTCGATTTCTGCAGCCTTAGGAATGGCCTTGGCTTCTCAACTTAAAGGTGATCAGCAAAAGCAACATATTGCTGTTATTGGCGATGCATCTATTGCTAGCGGAATGGCCTTTGAGGCATTAAACCATGCAGGAGTTACAGATGCCAATCTATTGGTTATTTTAAATGACAATGCCATCGGAATAGACCCATCAGTTGGGGCTCTAAAAGCTTATCTAACCAAGGTAAAAGGAGATAAAAAATTAGCAGCACAAAACAACATCATCAAAGCCTTAAATTTTAATTATTCTGGCCCAATTGATGGACATAATTTTGATGAATTACTCACAGAATTAGAACGGTTAAAATCAGTAAAAGGACCTAAGTTTTTACACGTAATTACTACCAAAGGCAAGGGTTTAAAACAAGCCGAAGAAAATCAAGTACAGTATCATGCTCCAGGCAAGTTTGACAAGGTTTCTGGCGATGTACTTTCTGTAAACACAGATCATTTGCCACTTAAATATCAAGATGTGTTTGGAAAAACACTGGTAAGCTTGGCGAAAGAGAATAAAAAAATTGTAGGAATCACTCCTGCCATGTTAACGGGGAGTTCTTTAAAATTGCTTTTTGAAACCTATCCAGACAGAGCCTTTGATGTGGGAATCGCAGAACAGCATGCTGTTACTTTGGCGGCTGGTATGGCTACCCAAGGATTGATTCCTTTTTGTACCATTTACTCTACTTTTTTACAACGCGCCTATGATCAGGTTATCCACGATGTTGCCTTGCAAGATTTGCCTGTTGTTTTTTGTATTGATCGCGCAGGTTTGGTTGGAGAAGACGGGGCAACACATCATGGGGTTTTTGATATTGCTTATCTGCGATGCATTCCTAATTTAATTGTGTGTGCGCCAAGAAATGAATTAGAATTGCGCAACCTCATGTATACAGCTCAATTAGGGCTCAAGCATCCCATAGCGATTCGATATCCAAGAGGTAGAGGTGTTTTAAGTGCTTGGGAGCAAGATTTTGAGCCGATTGCCATAGGTACAGGTGTTCAGCTAGAAAAAGGAACTAAAGTGGCTGTTTTGTCGCTAGGAGCCATTGCTGTGAATTGTACAAAGGCCATCGAACAACTAAAGCCGAATCATTTAGTAGGGCATTATGATCTGCGATTTGTAAAGCCTTTAGATGAAAATTTATTGCATGATATTTTTAAAGATTATACGCATATTATCACGGTAGAAGATGGCGCTGTTAAGGGTGGTTTTGGGACAGCAATACTCGAGTTTGCTAACCAACATGCTTATGCAAATACTATTAAAATTTTGGGAGTTCCTGATCGTTTTATCAATCACGGCACTGTGCAACAACTGCAAGAGCAGGTTGGAATTTCTGCTGATGAAATCTTAAAAAGCATTCAAAAATTCTTATAA
- a CDS encoding LytR/AlgR family response regulator transcription factor, which produces MDCIIIDDETTARAIMGQLCSKEPSLNMVAEFSNAIEAIKYLNQNPVDLIFLDIHMPGFTGFDFIETLKSLPKIILTTSDPNFAIQAFEYDCIVDYLVKPVTAERFLKAVQKANSKILNQETIITSSENTEASSVHDLYVNIDRRLIKIDIPSIYLIEAKGDYILIKTEDKNYTVHSTLKKIEEKLPDQLFLKVHRSFVINIKKIIDIEDNSVLIKKDVIPVSRSNKSELMKRLNLL; this is translated from the coding sequence ATGGATTGTATTATAATTGATGATGAAACAACGGCAAGGGCTATTATGGGACAGTTATGCTCAAAAGAACCTAGTCTAAATATGGTAGCAGAATTTTCGAATGCGATTGAGGCTATTAAATATTTAAATCAAAACCCTGTCGATCTTATTTTTCTAGACATACATATGCCTGGTTTTACAGGCTTCGATTTTATTGAAACTCTAAAAAGTTTACCAAAAATAATCTTAACAACCTCAGACCCTAACTTTGCCATTCAAGCTTTTGAATATGACTGCATTGTAGATTATTTAGTAAAGCCCGTAACAGCAGAGCGTTTTCTGAAAGCTGTTCAAAAAGCAAATTCTAAAATTCTAAATCAAGAAACGATAATTACGTCTTCAGAAAATACAGAAGCTTCATCCGTTCATGATTTATATGTCAATATTGATAGGAGGTTAATAAAAATAGATATTCCTAGCATCTACCTAATTGAAGCAAAGGGTGATTATATACTCATCAAAACAGAAGACAAAAACTATACTGTCCACTCTACTTTAAAAAAAATTGAAGAAAAATTACCGGATCAATTGTTTTTAAAAGTGCATCGTTCTTTTGTGATAAATATTAAAAAAATAATTGATATTGAAGACAATAGCGTTCTTATTAAAAAAGACGTGATCCCGGTAAGTCGTTCTAATAAGTCTGAGTTAATGAAGCGATTAAATTTATTATAA
- a CDS encoding carboxypeptidase regulatory-like domain-containing protein: protein MKRNIATMFFAALCLTQISAQNIVRGIVVDNQTSKPLQGVMVSLQNQTTKTDPKGVFILQELPTGNQVLYLQYDGYQAQQFSLLFTGSPIDLGTLRLQKKMEEQTNSNIISLTDDELDEDIGSADNIVGLLQASKDLFLRTAAFEFSSSFFRIRGLDSEYGTVLINGVPMNKVSHGRPEWSNWGGLNEVLRNQEFSAGLSASNSGFGGFLGSTQINVRASALRPGGAVSYALSNRSYVHRTMATYVTGLIKKGWAFAFSASKRIAKEGYSDGTMYDANAVFIGIEKQINPKHSINITGIFTPVKRGKSSPNTEEVFNLKGLKYNAYWGFQKGKIRNSRIKEIAEPIVMLNHYWNLSSSSTLQTNLSYQFGKQTNSRIDFSGSQIEGSYLVSLGGSNPDPSYYQKLPSYALRQGLPNVYDIEKTFIKDGQLDWSRLYLANAKPQNKGLAAYLLYDDRSDTNQWTYNSIYELALNPKSSVQANVLYTKSTSAYYAKVLDLFGATGFLDVDSYAAYPLQQNNLLEPNRIVSEGDDFKYKYQLNTSILSAFAQFKYHTLKTDFFATSQFGQTQYQRIGQYQNAKFPDSSFGPSKISSFSSYGFKFGALHKLTGRHLLQLNFGHMGRAPKLNTVFTNPRVHQELVPNLSLETITSADLSYKLRNPRIQASITGFFTAIRNATEVSFYYADGISGSGRGDAAFVQEQLTEIDKNHSGLEFALETQLTSSLSLKAVASLAQYIYNNNPTLSLKSEDAAFEFSSRPAFLKNYRLASGPQQAYSLGFSYNDPAYWWIGATVNYFDKIFIDVAPLTRTNNFANDSGIPFNDYDPELAKILLNQEQFDPYLTVNLIGGASWKLKNKYLSLFVSVNNLFNTIYKTGGFEQSRSANFRSLRDDKALDIPVFGAKYWYGRGASYFINLNFRF from the coding sequence ATGAAAAGAAACATCGCAACGATGTTCTTTGCTGCGCTTTGCCTTACGCAAATTTCAGCTCAGAACATCGTTAGAGGCATTGTGGTTGACAATCAAACCAGCAAGCCCCTCCAAGGGGTAATGGTTAGCCTCCAGAATCAAACAACCAAAACAGACCCAAAAGGAGTCTTTATACTCCAAGAACTACCAACAGGAAATCAAGTACTGTATCTTCAGTACGATGGCTACCAAGCTCAGCAGTTTTCACTTCTTTTTACTGGATCGCCCATAGATCTTGGTACATTGAGACTGCAAAAAAAAATGGAAGAACAAACAAACTCAAACATCATTAGTTTGACTGATGATGAATTGGATGAAGATATTGGTTCTGCAGACAATATTGTGGGCTTATTACAGGCGTCCAAAGACCTTTTTTTACGGACAGCGGCTTTTGAGTTTAGCTCTTCTTTTTTTAGAATACGTGGGCTCGATTCAGAATATGGAACCGTTTTAATAAACGGGGTCCCCATGAACAAGGTTTCGCACGGAAGACCCGAGTGGAGCAATTGGGGAGGCCTAAATGAGGTTTTGAGAAATCAAGAGTTTTCTGCTGGCTTAAGTGCTTCAAATTCGGGTTTTGGCGGTTTTTTAGGCAGTACACAAATTAATGTTAGAGCCTCAGCACTAAGACCAGGAGGTGCTGTCTCTTATGCTTTGTCTAATAGAAGTTATGTACATAGAACAATGGCCACCTATGTTACAGGGCTTATTAAAAAGGGTTGGGCGTTTGCCTTTTCTGCTAGTAAGCGAATTGCAAAAGAAGGCTATTCAGATGGTACCATGTATGATGCCAATGCTGTTTTTATAGGTATAGAAAAACAAATCAATCCAAAACACAGCATCAATATAACAGGCATTTTTACACCTGTAAAAAGAGGAAAATCATCTCCAAATACAGAGGAGGTTTTTAATCTAAAAGGATTAAAATACAACGCCTACTGGGGGTTTCAAAAAGGGAAAATCAGAAATTCTCGTATCAAAGAAATTGCAGAACCCATTGTGATGCTTAATCATTATTGGAATTTATCGAGCAGCAGTACTTTACAAACAAATCTTAGCTATCAATTTGGAAAACAAACCAATAGTCGAATTGATTTTTCAGGGAGCCAGATAGAAGGTTCCTATCTTGTTAGTTTAGGAGGTTCAAATCCAGACCCAAGCTATTATCAAAAATTGCCAAGCTATGCTTTAAGACAAGGGCTCCCCAATGTTTATGACATTGAAAAAACATTTATAAAAGATGGTCAATTGGATTGGAGTCGACTGTATCTTGCCAATGCGAAGCCACAAAATAAAGGTCTTGCAGCCTATCTGTTGTATGATGATCGCAGCGATACCAATCAATGGACTTATAATAGCATCTATGAACTCGCATTAAATCCAAAAAGTAGCGTACAAGCAAACGTATTGTACACAAAAAGTACATCAGCGTATTATGCAAAGGTGCTTGATCTATTTGGAGCTACTGGTTTTTTAGATGTTGATTCATACGCAGCATACCCACTTCAGCAAAACAACCTTTTGGAACCTAACAGAATCGTAAGCGAAGGAGATGATTTTAAATATAAGTATCAGTTAAATACAAGCATATTAAGTGCTTTTGCCCAGTTTAAATACCATACTTTAAAAACAGATTTTTTTGCCACAAGTCAGTTTGGTCAAACCCAATATCAGCGAATAGGGCAGTATCAAAACGCTAAATTTCCAGACAGTTCTTTTGGTCCATCAAAGATCTCAAGTTTTAGTAGTTATGGTTTTAAGTTTGGAGCCTTACACAAACTTACTGGGAGACATCTTTTACAACTGAATTTTGGACATATGGGCAGAGCTCCAAAGCTAAATACGGTGTTTACAAATCCGAGGGTTCATCAAGAACTTGTGCCCAATCTTAGTTTAGAGACTATTACAAGTGCTGATCTGAGTTATAAGCTTAGGAATCCTAGAATTCAGGCTAGTATTACAGGTTTTTTTACTGCCATCAGAAATGCAACCGAAGTCTCCTTTTATTATGCCGATGGGATTTCTGGCTCTGGTCGTGGAGATGCTGCCTTTGTACAAGAACAGCTTACGGAAATTGATAAAAACCATAGCGGATTAGAGTTTGCTTTAGAAACACAATTAACATCCTCTTTAAGTCTTAAAGCTGTTGCCAGTCTTGCGCAATATATTTACAACAACAATCCAACACTGAGCTTGAAATCAGAAGATGCTGCGTTTGAGTTTAGCTCACGACCCGCTTTTTTAAAAAACTACCGATTGGCCTCAGGGCCTCAGCAAGCCTATTCTCTCGGATTTTCTTATAATGACCCAGCTTATTGGTGGATAGGAGCAACAGTCAATTATTTTGATAAGATTTTTATTGATGTTGCTCCGCTAACTCGAACGAATAATTTTGCAAATGATTCTGGGATACCTTTTAATGATTATGATCCAGAACTGGCTAAAATACTTCTAAACCAAGAGCAATTTGACCCATATCTAACTGTCAACTTAATTGGTGGAGCCTCATGGAAGTTAAAAAACAAGTACCTAAGCCTTTTTGTTTCTGTAAACAATCTTTTTAATACGATTTACAAAACAGGTGGTTTTGAACAGTCAAGATCGGCAAACTTTAGAAGTCTTCGCGATGACAAAGCACTCGATATACCTGTATTTGGTGCCAAATATTGGTATGGGAGAGGAGCCTCTTATTTTATCAATCTCAATTTTCGATTTTAA
- a CDS encoding Hpt domain-containing protein — protein MEAPNLLYIKNLSDGDTDFEQKLLNIIKHEFPIERKEYLDNICNNNYNLAASNVHKLKHKISILGLLKGSETSVEFENNLLKGDTSLQDEFESILDLITNYLENTN, from the coding sequence ATGGAAGCACCTAATTTATTGTACATAAAGAATCTGTCTGATGGTGATACTGATTTTGAACAAAAGCTCCTAAATATAATTAAACATGAGTTTCCAATTGAGAGAAAAGAATATTTGGACAATATTTGTAACAATAATTACAATTTAGCAGCATCGAATGTTCATAAACTAAAACATAAAATTAGTATTTTAGGCCTTTTAAAGGGCTCTGAGACTTCAGTAGAATTCGAAAATAATTTATTAAAAGGAGATACGAGTCTTCAAGATGAATTTGAATCTATTTTAGATCTCATAACTAATTATCTAGAAAATACAAATTGA
- a CDS encoding DUF5689 domain-containing protein, which produces MKTYIQFLRTFLILNLILSCSPFHKFDLPDLLIEEPNIEANTNISMIKNALNQAYASNQDLLYTFPIYESPLYAEAYVVSTDATGNFYKKLIVQDKAANPEAGIAILLNDPSLNELFEIGRKLYIKLDGLSVSYDDGETSPDPSNSSPGIYTLGFVERSDLVAIPSSLIKEHLIKSTEWQSLEPQIVDVKAITEAQLNTFVRFEQQQFEKNQLEKSFAGEINDEFDGFRLLRDCKTGTNIRLKTSTFASFKSVMLPQGRGSVDGILSKDYTGKFLVMILNSPEALSFTDADRCDPNYLACEKAEVNRSTILLYQDFENISNNESLLAAGWSNINSNKASTVFKPKTTNGNRFMELSAYDSGENPLEVWLISPPVSLAANNQALLSFETNTGYDNGTALRVFVSTDFTGDPAKAQWTPLDAFLSEGPSAGYSAKFTKSGEISLSCLTGDFYLGFQYLGADGIVSTTVQIDKVKIIDK; this is translated from the coding sequence ATGAAAACATATATCCAATTTTTACGAACTTTTCTTATTTTAAACTTGATTTTATCTTGTTCACCATTTCATAAATTTGACCTTCCTGATTTGCTCATAGAAGAACCCAATATTGAGGCAAATACCAATATTAGTATGATAAAAAATGCCTTGAATCAGGCTTATGCATCTAATCAAGATCTTTTGTATACTTTTCCCATTTACGAGAGTCCACTTTATGCAGAAGCTTATGTGGTATCAACAGATGCAACAGGAAATTTTTATAAAAAATTAATTGTTCAAGACAAGGCTGCAAATCCAGAGGCAGGAATTGCTATTTTATTAAATGACCCATCGCTAAATGAGTTGTTTGAAATTGGGCGTAAGCTCTATATAAAACTAGACGGTCTATCTGTTTCTTATGATGATGGAGAAACCAGTCCAGATCCATCAAATTCATCTCCAGGTATTTATACCTTGGGTTTTGTAGAGCGATCAGACTTAGTAGCTATTCCGTCTAGCCTTATCAAAGAGCATTTGATTAAATCTACAGAGTGGCAGTCTTTAGAACCACAAATAGTAGATGTAAAAGCCATTACAGAAGCACAGCTCAACACCTTTGTTCGTTTTGAACAGCAACAATTTGAAAAAAATCAATTAGAAAAAAGTTTTGCAGGAGAGATCAATGATGAGTTTGATGGTTTTCGACTCCTTAGGGATTGTAAAACGGGTACCAATATCCGTCTGAAAACCAGTACGTTTGCAAGTTTTAAATCTGTGATGTTACCACAAGGAAGAGGTTCTGTTGATGGTATTTTAAGCAAGGATTATACAGGTAAATTTTTGGTGATGATACTCAACAGTCCAGAGGCACTTTCTTTTACTGATGCTGATCGTTGTGACCCTAATTATTTAGCTTGTGAAAAAGCAGAGGTAAATCGATCTACTATTTTACTGTACCAAGATTTTGAAAACATCAGCAATAATGAAAGCTTGTTAGCTGCTGGTTGGAGCAATATAAACAGCAATAAAGCCAGTACTGTTTTTAAGCCAAAAACCACTAATGGCAATCGATTTATGGAGCTGTCTGCTTATGATTCTGGAGAAAACCCTTTAGAGGTTTGGCTAATTTCACCACCAGTTTCTTTAGCAGCCAATAACCAAGCACTGCTAAGTTTTGAAACCAATACTGGCTATGATAACGGGACAGCCTTACGAGTTTTTGTGTCTACAGATTTTACTGGAGATCCAGCCAAGGCGCAATGGACTCCCTTAGATGCTTTCTTATCAGAAGGACCAAGCGCTGGATACAGTGCCAAATTTACCAAGTCTGGAGAAATTTCTTTGTCCTGTTTAACAGGAGATTTTTACCTTGGGTTTCAATATTTAGGTGCAGACGGCATTGTAAGCACCACCGTTCAAATTGATAAAGTTAAAATAATAGACAAATAA
- a CDS encoding OsmC family protein, whose protein sequence is MTTNTITTVWKEKMQFESDNPSGHKLTLYDASADNGDLQGYGPKALMLSSLAGCTGLDVVSLLTKMRAEVEDFKMVVTGELTDEHPKFYHKVHLVYQFYGSDLQEDKIKKAVNLSVERYCGVMEMFRQFAEVTTEIQMHENE, encoded by the coding sequence ATGACGACAAATACCATTACAACTGTTTGGAAAGAAAAAATGCAATTTGAATCAGACAATCCAAGCGGTCATAAATTAACACTCTATGATGCTTCTGCAGATAATGGTGATTTACAAGGCTATGGACCCAAAGCTCTGATGTTGTCGTCATTAGCTGGTTGTACTGGGCTTGATGTAGTTTCATTGTTAACAAAGATGAGAGCTGAGGTAGAAGATTTTAAAATGGTGGTGACTGGCGAGCTTACAGATGAGCATCCAAAGTTTTATCACAAAGTACATTTGGTATATCAATTTTATGGGTCAGACCTACAAGAAGACAAAATAAAAAAAGCCGTTAACTTATCTGTAGAACGCTATTGTGGTGTGATGGAGATGTTTCGTCAATTTGCAGAAGTAACGACAGAAATACAGATGCATGAAAATGAATAA
- the recJ gene encoding single-stranded-DNA-specific exonuclease RecJ: protein MRWTLKLLPEKEKITSLANELSISPILAQLLIQRGIESYDEAKKFFRPTLKDIHDPFLMKDMDVAVQRIEKAIAQEENILIYGDYDVDGTTAVSLVSSYLKSYYPQIATYIPDRYQEGYGISYQGIDFAEDNNFSLIIALDCGIKAIDKVAYASKKGIDFIICDHHKPGPEIPKAVAVLNPKREDCTYPFDELCGCGVGFKLVQALGARRQQSIEELIPYLDLVAIAIAADIVPMNGENRVLASLGLKVLNEQPRTGVKALIQNFKKKTLSITDVVFVIAPRINAAGRIKHGNYAVELLTEMDLETAEVLAAAIEKNNTERKELDQKITQEALAQLVENKEEDNYTSVVYQEDWHKGVIGIVASRLIEKYYRPTLVFTKSGDYLAASARSVSGFDVYEALDKCSQWIEQFGGHKYAAGLTLLPENYQAFKKAFETVVKETITEKSRSPEIRIDAALDLCDISPKLYRIIDQMAPFGPMNHKPVFCTTSVRDNGYGKQVGADKSHLKLNLIDGSDPKTYNAIGFGLGSKVSLIENSFDIAYTLEPNEWNGVTSIQLVLKDLKKEEI, encoded by the coding sequence ATGCGTTGGACCTTAAAATTGCTCCCTGAAAAAGAAAAAATTACCAGCTTAGCGAATGAATTATCAATTAGCCCAATTCTAGCACAGCTACTCATCCAAAGAGGTATTGAAAGCTATGACGAGGCAAAAAAATTCTTTCGCCCAACTTTAAAAGACATTCATGATCCCTTTTTAATGAAAGACATGGATGTGGCTGTACAACGCATCGAAAAGGCCATTGCACAAGAAGAAAATATTTTAATTTATGGCGATTATGATGTAGATGGCACCACGGCAGTTTCTTTAGTCTCATCCTATCTTAAAAGCTATTACCCACAGATTGCTACCTATATTCCTGATCGTTATCAAGAGGGGTACGGAATTTCATATCAAGGGATTGATTTTGCAGAAGACAATAATTTTTCACTAATCATTGCTTTAGATTGTGGAATCAAAGCTATAGATAAGGTTGCCTATGCCAGTAAAAAAGGAATAGACTTTATTATTTGTGATCACCACAAGCCAGGGCCAGAAATTCCAAAAGCGGTCGCTGTTTTAAATCCAAAAAGAGAGGACTGTACCTATCCGTTTGATGAGTTATGTGGTTGCGGGGTTGGCTTTAAATTAGTTCAGGCCTTAGGAGCTAGACGTCAGCAAAGCATTGAAGAACTTATTCCGTATTTAGATTTGGTAGCCATTGCCATTGCTGCTGACATTGTTCCGATGAATGGAGAAAATCGAGTGCTGGCTTCTTTGGGATTGAAGGTTTTAAATGAGCAACCCCGAACAGGAGTAAAGGCGCTAATACAAAATTTTAAAAAAAAGACCTTATCGATTACTGATGTGGTTTTTGTCATTGCCCCAAGAATCAATGCAGCAGGACGGATCAAACACGGTAATTACGCTGTAGAATTATTAACAGAGATGGATCTAGAAACGGCAGAGGTTTTGGCTGCTGCCATTGAAAAAAACAATACGGAACGCAAAGAGCTGGATCAAAAAATCACCCAAGAAGCACTTGCTCAACTTGTAGAAAACAAAGAAGAAGACAACTATACCTCTGTAGTGTATCAAGAAGATTGGCACAAAGGGGTAATCGGGATTGTCGCTTCTCGATTGATTGAAAAGTATTATAGACCAACCTTAGTCTTTACAAAAAGCGGAGATTATTTAGCCGCCTCAGCAAGATCAGTCAGTGGCTTTGATGTATATGAAGCCTTGGACAAATGTTCTCAATGGATAGAACAATTTGGTGGACACAAGTACGCTGCTGGTCTTACCTTACTTCCTGAGAATTACCAAGCTTTTAAGAAGGCATTTGAAACAGTAGTAAAAGAAACAATCACAGAAAAATCCCGCAGCCCAGAAATCCGTATTGATGCGGCATTAGACCTCTGTGATATTAGCCCAAAATTATACCGAATTATAGATCAGATGGCTCCATTTGGACCAATGAATCACAAGCCTGTTTTTTGTACAACCAGTGTTCGAGACAATGGTTATGGCAAACAGGTTGGAGCTGATAAAAGCCATTTAAAGCTCAATTTGATAGACGGATCAGACCCTAAAACCTACAACGCAATTGGCTTTGGTTTGGGGTCTAAAGTGTCATTGATTGAAAATTCTTTTGATATTGCTTATACCTTAGAACCCAATGAATGGAACGGTGTAACCTCTATACAATTGGTTTTAAAAGATCTTAAAAAGGAAGAAATTTAA
- a CDS encoding nucleoside deaminase, with protein MIQAFDDAYFMNKALQEAQLAFDQGEVPVGAIITFKDQIIARAHNLTETLNDVTAHAEMQAFTAAADFLGGKYLKDCTLYVTLEPCQMCAGASYWTQIGKLVYGASEPERGFVKLQTKLHPKTKVVKGILAEECATLLKRFFIEKRNLN; from the coding sequence ATGATCCAAGCCTTTGATGACGCATATTTTATGAACAAGGCCTTGCAAGAAGCTCAATTGGCTTTTGACCAGGGAGAGGTTCCTGTGGGTGCTATTATCACTTTTAAAGATCAGATAATTGCCAGAGCACACAACTTAACAGAAACATTAAATGATGTAACTGCCCATGCAGAAATGCAAGCATTTACTGCCGCTGCTGATTTTTTAGGTGGAAAATATCTAAAAGACTGCACCCTGTACGTAACCTTAGAACCTTGTCAGATGTGCGCAGGAGCTAGTTATTGGACTCAAATTGGAAAACTTGTCTATGGTGCTTCAGAGCCAGAACGCGGTTTTGTAAAACTACAAACCAAACTACACCCTAAAACCAAAGTGGTTAAAGGCATTTTAGCCGAAGAATGCGCCACCTTATTAAAGCGTTTTTTTATTGAAAAGCGCAATTTAAATTAA
- a CDS encoding endonuclease/exonuclease/phosphatase family protein: protein MKKILLASCWLFLVVQGTAQDRSKDYSIRTVAFYNLENLFDTINDPNTYDESSPILSLKANKSKVYWDKINKLASVIAQIGADKANTAPSCIGLAEVENQEVLTDLIQSNYLQRYGYESIHYDSPDSRGIDVAFLYQKKHFNPIDHKPFTLLLFDQNKRVYTRDQLLVTGYLDDELMHFVVNHWPSRRGGEAKSRYLREKAAYLTKTIISPIQEQEPEAKIIVMGDFNDDPINSSFKSVLNTQASKNNLADEALYNPYEALFKKGYSTLGYRDQINLFDQIILSASLIAQQKEDHKNYFLYRATIFNKSFLTSQKGKYKGYPFRSFSNGGYTGGYSDHYPVYVFLIREKKR from the coding sequence ATGAAAAAGATTTTGCTAGCAAGTTGCTGGCTCTTCCTTGTTGTTCAAGGAACTGCCCAAGACAGATCTAAAGACTACAGTATTAGAACTGTGGCCTTCTACAATTTAGAAAATTTATTTGATACCATTAATGATCCCAACACCTATGATGAGTCTAGTCCTATCTTATCTTTAAAGGCAAATAAATCAAAAGTATACTGGGACAAAATAAACAAACTAGCCAGTGTGATTGCTCAAATTGGGGCCGATAAAGCCAATACTGCACCCAGCTGTATTGGACTTGCAGAGGTTGAAAACCAAGAAGTTTTAACAGACCTTATTCAGAGTAACTATTTACAGAGGTATGGCTATGAAAGCATCCATTATGATTCTCCAGATTCGCGTGGGATTGATGTGGCTTTCTTGTATCAAAAAAAACATTTTAACCCCATTGATCACAAGCCTTTTACGCTGTTGCTCTTTGATCAAAACAAACGAGTTTATACCAGAGATCAATTGCTGGTAACAGGGTATTTAGACGATGAATTAATGCATTTTGTTGTAAATCATTGGCCATCGAGAAGAGGTGGAGAAGCCAAAAGCAGGTACCTGCGTGAAAAAGCAGCCTATCTAACCAAAACCATCATAAGCCCCATACAAGAGCAAGAGCCCGAGGCTAAAATTATTGTCATGGGTGATTTTAACGACGATCCTATTAACAGTAGTTTTAAATCTGTCTTAAATACACAAGCCTCAAAAAATAACCTGGCTGATGAAGCTCTTTATAACCCCTACGAAGCACTTTTTAAAAAAGGATACAGCACCTTGGGATATCGAGATCAAATTAATTTATTTGATCAAATTATTCTGTCTGCTTCTTTAATCGCGCAGCAAAAAGAAGATCATAAAAACTATTTTTTATACAGAGCTACTATTTTTAACAAGTCTTTTTTAACAAGCCAAAAGGGCAAATACAAAGGCTATCCTTTTCGGAGTTTTTCTAATGGTGGGTACACTGGAGGCTATAGTGATCACTATCCGGTATATGTTTTCTTAATAAGAGAAAAAAAGAGATAA